The following proteins are co-located in the Cryptococcus neoformans var. grubii H99 chromosome 1, complete sequence genome:
- a CDS encoding T-complex protein 1 subunit beta, protein MNVFADEATEERGENARLSSFVGAMALGDLVKSTLGPKGMNKILQSASNSNITVTNDGATILKSIHLDNPAAKILVNISKVQDDEVGDGTTSVCVLASELLREAEKLVTVQKIHPQTVAEGYRIASRAALQALEASAVDNKDDSAKFREDLFNIARTTLSSKVLAQDKDYFANLAVDAVLRLKGSTDLEHVQIIKKVGGKLTDSYLDEGFILDKTIATNSPKRIENAKILIANTSMDTDKIKIFGARVRVDGTGKLAELERAEKEKMKAKVQAIASHGITCFVNRQLIYNYPESLLAEAGIMSIEHADFEGVERLALVTGGDITSTFDAPEKVKIGRCDVIEEIMIGEDKLIKFSGVAAGEACTVVLRGATSQMVEEAERSLHDALSVLSQTVKETRVTLGGGCAEMLMSCKVEEAARTVKGKKALAVEGFARALRQMPTILADNGGYDSSDLVTKLRAAHYEGQSDAGLDMDKGEIGSMRQLGITESFKLKKQVVVSASEAAEMILRVDNILRSAPRRREAH, encoded by the exons ATGAACGTATTCGCAGACGAG GCCACTGAAGAAAGGGGCGAAAACGCTcgtctttcctccttcgtTGGTGCCATGGCCTTGGGTGACTTGGTCAAATCAACTTTGGGTCCTAAGGGCATGAACAAAATCTTAC AATCCGCCTCTAACAGTAACATCACCGTCACCAACGACGGTGCCACTATCCTCAAATCGATCCATCTTGACAATCCCGCTGCCAAAATCCTTGTCAACATTTCCAAAGttcaagatgatgaagtcGGCGACGGTACCACCTCTGTCTGTGTCCTTGCTTCCGAACTCTTGCGTGAAGCGGAAAAGCTGGTCACTGTTCAAAAAATTCACCCTCAAACGGTTGCCGAAGGCTACCGAATTGCCAGTAGGGCGGCCCTCCAAGCGCTCGAGGCGTCTGCTGTAGACAACAAGGACGACAGCGCCAAGTTTAGGGAGGACCTGTTCAACATTGCTAGGACAACGTTGAGTAGTAAAGTGCTGGCACAGGACAAAGATTACTTCGCGAATCTCGCCGTGGATGCTGTTTTGAGGTTGAAGGGATCTACAGATTTGGAGCATGTCCAAATTATCAAGAAAGTCGGAGGAAAGTTGACAGACTCTTATTTGGACGAGGGATTTATCCTAGACAAGACTATCGCTACCAATTCTCCCAAGCGAATAGAAAATGCCAAGATTTTGATCGCCAACACCT CTATGGACACTGATAAGATTAAAATTTTTGGTGCACGAGTGCGAGTAGATGGTACTGGGAAGCTTGCCGAGCTCGAGCGTGCCGAAAAG gagaagatgaaagcCAAGGTCCAGGCCATTGCCTCCCATGGTATCACCTGTTTCGTTAATCGACAGCTTATTTACAACTACCCTgaatctcttcttgctgagGCCGGAATCATGTCAATTGAGCATGCGGACTTTGAAGGCGTCGAGAGATTGGCCCTTGTCACTGGAGGTGACatcacctccacttttgaTGCTCCCGAAAAAGTCAAAATTGGTCGATGTGACGTTATCGAGGAGATTATGATTGGCGAGGACAAGCTCATCAAATTCTCTGgtgttgctgctggtgaGGCCTGTACTGTCGTTCTTCGAGGTGCTACCTCGCAAATGGTCGAGGAGGCCGAGCGCTCTTTGCATGATGCCCTTTCCGTCCTTTCTCAAACTGTCAAGGAAACCCGTGTCACTCTTGGTGGTGGTTGCGCCGAGATGCTTATGTCTTgcaaggttgaggaagcTGCCCGGACTGTtaagggcaagaaggccCTTGCAGTCGAAGGATTTGCCAGGGCTCTCAGGCAGATGCCTACCATTCTTGCCGACAATGGCGGTTACGACTCAAGTGATTTGGTGACCAAGTTAAGGGCCGCGCACTACGAGGGACAGTCTGATGCTGGTTTGGATATGGACAAGGGAGAAATTGGGTCTATGAGACAGTTGGGAATCACAGAGTCTTtcaagttgaagaagcaggtTGTTGTCAGTGCGAGCGAGGCAGCGGAGATGATTTTGCG TGTGGATAACATCCTGCGCAGTGCCCCGAGACGGCGAGAGGCTCACTAA
- a CDS encoding V-type H -transporting ATPase subunit AC39: MEALGFNMSSGYLEGVVRGYKGALLTQSNYHNLTQCENLEDFRLQLSSTDYGSFLANEPLPLSTSTIADKATEKLVAEFHYLRTNAVEPLATFMDYITYAYMIDNVILLTLGTLHERDTHELLERCHPLGVFDTMPALCVATNVEELYHSVLVETPLAPYFQDCLSAQDLDDLNIEIIRNSLYKSYLEDFHKFCQTLPAPTSEIMSRILAFEADRRTLNITINSFGTELSKEQRARLFPSIGRLFPEGNNALARADDIDAVVAAVDHIAEYKAFFDKAGVTSGGGAGTDEASSSLEDEFFKHDVNLNKQSFLQQFQYAVFYSFVKLKEQEVRNLTWIAECIAQDAKDRVNDYIPVF; the protein is encoded by the exons ATGGAGGCTCTCGGCTTCAAT ATGTCCTCGGGTTACCTCGAGGGTGTGGTTAGAGGGTACAAAGGGGCGTTGCTCACTCAATCCAACTATCACAACTTGACTCAATGCGAGAACCTTGAGG ACTTTCGACTTCAACTCTCTTCTACCGATTATGGCAGTTTCCTGGCCAACGAGCCTCTCCCCTTATCAACTTCCACTATTGCAGACAAGGCTACTGAAAAGCTCGTGGCTGAGTTCCACTACCTTCGAACTAATGCCGTTGAGCCCCTGGCGACTTTTATGGACTACATCACCTATGCGTATATGATTGATAACGTTATCTTGCTTACGCTCGGGACGTTGCATGAGCGAGATACGCATGAGTTGCTGGAAAGATGTCATCCCTTGGGAGTTTTCGACACTATGCCGGCATTGTGTGTAGCCACCAATGTGGAAGAGCTGTATCACAGTGTGCTTGTTGAGACTCCGTTAG CACCCTACTTCCAAGACTGTCTATCAGCACAAGATCTTGATGACCTCAACATTGAGATTATCCGTAACTCCTTGTACAAATCCTACCTGGAAGATTTCCACAAGTTCTGCCAGACTCTTCCGGCTCCCACTTCTGAGATCATGTCCCGCATCCTTGCTTTTGAAGCCGATCGACGGACACTCAACATTACCATTAACTCCTTTGGTACCGAGCTCTCCAAAGAGCAGCGAGCGAGGCTGTTCCCCTCTATTGGCCGCCTCTTTCCCGAAGGGAACAATGCGCTTGCCAGAGCGGATGACATCGATGCAGTAGTAGCTGCCGTCGACCATATTGCCGAGTACAAAGCCTTCTTTGACAAGGCGGGTGTCACTTCTGGCGGTGGTGCCGGTACGGATGAGGCGAGTTCGAGCTTGGAAGACGAGTTCTTCAAACATGATGTGAATTTGAACAAGCAGAGCTTCTTACAGCAATTCCAGTACGCTGTGTTCTACAGCTTCGTGAAGCTCAAAGAGCAGGAAGTGAGGAATTTGACATGGATTGCGGAGTGCATCGCACAAGATGCGAAGGATCGTGTGAATGACTATATACCAGTGTTCTAG
- a CDS encoding RNA-binding protein NOB1, with protein sequence MVLSYSAIAKPTADTPKVISMAASQQVSPEASEPLLASAPEESQELESPVEALAQASTSTIETPVSGEDRKVIQHLILDAGPLLSLTPLRHLATSFHTTPMVLAELRDPKAREHWERLALTGVNVKVESPTAEAMAQVTAFAKKTGDFAVLSQTDLSVAALTYQYEVMMNGDKKIRTEPPQTKKPSVKGKEKNSAKQAEKRDEEIQENKSEKEGKPEEKDIGVERAIHSLSQITIEPSTETELSVIDVSTTNGSQTQTSVPTPAHAEDPESEGEWINPTNLSTHRSRDLGLITPSGSTAKPPAVACMTGDYAVQNILLGMRLGLVGEGGKKIGKVKSWVLRCHACFKVCKDPSKRFCPSCGNATLLRTSVSTSAKTGEQRVHLKQNFQYRTRGTIYSIPDPKMGRAKGQQKGGSGLILREDQREWQDAVRGDRIKKEKEERKAAKGTLEGWNDPDWLPEMITVGMSGKGRSGGHNMPSVGHGRKNPNQARRRR encoded by the exons ATGGTTCTCTCATACAGCGCCATCGCAAAACCCACAGCGGACACCCCTAAGGTAATCTCAATGGCTGCCTCCCAACAAGTTTCCCCCGAAGCTTCTGAGCCATTACTGGCTTCTGCCCCTGAAGAGTCTCAAGAGCTAGAATCTCCAGTCGAAGCTCTTGCGCAGGCGTCTACTTCCACCATCGAGACCCCCGTTTCTGGTGAAGACCGAAAAGTCATTCAGCATTTGATTCTTGATGCAGGGCCTCTGTTATCTTTGACGCCGCTTCGTCATCTCGCTACGAGCTTCCATACGACCCCGATGGTTCTTGCGGAACTGAGAGATCCTAAAGCTAGGGAGCATTGGGAGAGGCTTGCGTTGACTGGGGTCAATGTCAAGGTCGAGTCTCCTACTGCTGAAGCCATGGCTCAGG TCACTGCTTTTGCGAAGAAGACTGGTGACTTTGCGGTGCTTTCACAGACTGATTTGTCCGTTGCCGCTCTGACTTACCAGTATgaagtgatgatgaacgGCGACAAGAAGATTAGGACCGAGCCTCCACAAACGAAGAAGCCTAGTGtcaaggggaaggagaagaactCAGCCAAGCAGGCggaaaagagagatgaggagatCCAAGAGAACAAAagcgagaaggaaggaaaacccgaggagaaggatatcGGAGTGGAAAGGGCGATTCACTCTTTGAGCCAAATTACTATTGAACCTTCGACCGAAACCGAGCTTTCAGTAATCGATGTTTCCACCACCAATGGatcccaaacccaaacctCAGTCCCCACTCCTGCCCATGCAGAGGATCCTGAATCCGAGGGCGAATGGATCAACCCCACAAATCTTAGCACCCATCGGTCTCGAGATCTGGGTCTTATCACTCCTTCTGGATCAACAGCCAAACCTCCGGCCGTTGCATGTATGACCGGTGATTATGCCGTGCAGAATATACTGTTGGGAATGCGATTGGGATTGGTTGGCGAAGGCGGTAAAAAGATTGGAAAGGTGAAGAGCTGGGTATTAAGATGCCATGCTTGTTTCAA GGTTTGCAAGGATCCTAGCAAACGGTTCTGTCCATCATGCGGCAACGCTACGCTTCTCCGCACCTCCGTCTCAACGTCCGCTAAAACTGGTGAACAAAGAGTGCATCTCAAGCAAAACTTCCAATACCGCACTAGAGGTACCATCTATTCTATCCCGGACCCTAAGATGGGCCGAGCCAAGGGTCAGCAAAAGGGGGGAAGCGGCTTAATTTTGAGAGAAGATCAGAGGGAATGGCAGGATGCAGTGAGGGGGGATAGaatcaagaaggagaaagaggaacgAAAGGCGGCTAAGGGTACTTTGGAAGGTTGGAATGACCCTGAC TGGTTGCCAGAGATGATCACAGTAGGTATGTCCGGAAAGGGTCGCTCTGGTGGACATAACATGCCTTCGGTTGGTCACGGGCGTAAGAATCCTAATCaagcaaggagaagacgatga
- a CDS encoding 3-isopropylmalate dehydrogenase: MADKTFKITVLPGDGIGPEVVAEAVRVLETIVNHSDLKLDLKSYDFGGAAIDNHGVPLPDETLKACKEADAVLMGSVGGPKWGVGPVRPEQGILKLRKELGLYANIRPANFASESLLKQSPLKEDTARGTDIIVLRELIGGIYFGERQETNNEGVAWDQCIYSKPEIERITRVAAQIALAAEPPLPITSVDKANVLATSRLWRKTVTELMAKEYPQLKVEHQLVDSAAMIMIANPRKLNGVLLTENMFGDILSDESSVIPGSLGLLPSASLAGAPDPKSTTMGLYEPIHGSAPDIAGQGIANPIGTILSAAMMLRYSLGKGKEAALIEHAVKKVLDSDESGGFYYRTKDLGGQRSTKEVGDKVVEVLKGLLGA, encoded by the exons ATGGCCGACAAGAC CTTTAAGATCACTGTTCTCCCTGGTGACGGTATCG GCCCCGAGGTTGTTGCCGAAGCTGTCCGAGTCCTCGAGACTATTGTCAACCATTCTGATCTCAAGCTTGATCTCAAGTCTTACGATTTTGGTGGTGCCGCCATTGATAACCATGGCGTGCCCCTTCCTGACGAGACCCTCAAGGCTTGTAAAGAGGCTGATGCTGTTTTGATGG GATCCGTCGGTGGTCCCAAGTGGGGTGTTGGTCCTGTCCGTCCGGAGCAGGGTATCCTTAAGCTCCGAAAGGAGCTTGGCCTTTATGCCAACATCCGTCCCGCCAACTTTGCTTCTGAGAGCTTGCTCAAGCAGTCTCCATTGAAGGAAGACACTGCAAGGGGTACAGACATTATTGTCCTCCGTGAGCTTATCGGTGGTATCT ACTTTGGCGAGCGGCAAGAGACTAATAACGAGGGTGTCGCCTGGGACCAATGTATTTACTCCAAGCCTGAAATTGAACGTATTACTAGAGTCGCTGCTCAGATCGCTCTGGCTGCCgaacctcctctccccatCACTTCAGTCGACAAGGCCAATGTTCTTGCTACTTCCCGACTCTGGCGAAAGACAGTTACTGAACTCATGGCCAAGGAGTATCCTCAGCTCAAAGTTGAGCACCAGCTCGTCGACTCTGCCGCTATGATCATGATCGCCAACCCCAGAAAGCTTAACGGTGTACTCTTGACTGAGAATATGTTTGGTGACAT TCTTTCCGACGAAAGCTCCGTCATCCCTGGCTCCCTTGGTCTCCTCCCTTCTGCGTCTCTCGCCGGTGCCCCCGACCCGAAATCTACTACCATGGGTCTTTATGAGCC TATCCACGGTTCCGCTCCTGACATTGCCGGTCAAGGCATCGCCAACCCCATCGGTACTATTCTCTCCGCCGCCATGATGCTCCGGTACTCTCTCGGTAAGGGCAAAGAAGCCGCCCTCATCGAGCATGCTGTGAAGAAGGTTCTTGACAGCGACGAATCCGGCGGTTTCTACTATCGAACAAAGGACTTGGGTGGGCAGAGGAGCACGAAGGAGGTGGGTGATAAGGTTGTTGAGGTGTTGAAGGGTCTTTTGGGCGCTTAA
- a CDS encoding cytoplasmic protein, with translation MTCTIHPTLPDTDTHKDYARFYFDTTNLPDKRIVGLLACQRDPLLRILRTKVHAAREANITSPPPPKGKAKQKKGAVFASEQNVALKEESKGKLWEVELLDTVIFPEGGGQPSDTGVMRLLDPNGDVTHTFPIEMCLRRKLDSVHLIRIPSGIEIDLQEGREVEIEADWDRRMDQMSIHTSQHLLSAILDAHLSLPTLSWSMQPYPSTEPAYVELPRALTPDEAVEIERLCGEAIKQCKKVWVEFTIQGDDVGKEHIGQESVGTREMRGLPMDYDGGVIRYINIQDTDRNACCGTQSPNTSLLSPLHVIPPALSNSLKSSPTKLYFLSGPRAILALQQASRTLSAAAKAVGYGRTDLVERLERAEVARKDTADSLKGLRAELAKLVGEQAIKAGKEGNSVTLVEREEKGTHDFDWLGLVGATYLESFSASRQKIDGKTTSSPLIILTSSITPAPTTSQTLLLIQSTDNDLAKYVNEKIKTALAGRVKGGGARGRYMSKIDGKWGKIEKDALAKVIDDLTADRV, from the exons ATGACCTGTACGATCCATCCTACTCTTCCAGACACGGATACGCATAAGGATTACGCCCGATTTTACTTTGATACGACCAATTTGCCCGATAAACGTATCGTCGGTCTATTGGCATGCCAGC GTGACCCACTTCTCCGCATTCTTCGGACAAAAGTGCATGCTGCTCGGGAGGCCAACATAAcctcacctccacctcccaagggcaaggcgaagcaaaagaagggTGCTGTTTTTGCTTCCGAACAGAATGTAGCTTTaaaagaagagagcaaGGGTAAGCTGTGGGAGGTTGAGCTGCTCGACACTGTCATATTTCCCGAAG GAGGAGGTCAACCTTCAGACACCGGTGTCATGCGCCTTTTAGATCCTAATGGGGATGTCACCCACACATTTCCCATTGAAATGTGTTTGCGTCGCAAGCTCGACAGCGTTCACCTTATCAGGATCCCTTCTGGTATAGAAATAGATTTGCAGGAAGGCAGGGAGGTCGAGATCGAAGCCGATTGGGATAGGAGAATGGATCAA ATGTCTATTCACACCTCGCAACACCTTTTGTCTGCCATCCTTGACGCCCATCTCTCACTCCCCACTCTCTCTTGGTCAATGCAACCCTACCCATCCACTGAACCGGCTTACGTTGAGCTGCCCCGAGCGCTTACCCCCGACGAAGCAGTGGAGATTGAGCGTCTCTGTGGAGAAGCCATCAAGCAATGCAAAAAAGTTTGGGTGGAATTTACTATTCAAGGTGACGATGTTGGAAAGGAACATATTGGCCAGGAGTCAGTCGGTacaagagagatgagaggCTTGCCCATGGATTACGACGGT GGCGTCATTCGATATATCAACATTCAGGACACTGACCGTAACGCCTGTTGCGGTACTCAGTCACCAAATACATCTCTTCTATCTCCCCTACATGTCATTCCCCCTGCTCTTTCCAACTCATTGAAGTCATCGCCAACTAAGCTTTATTTCTTGTCTGGTCCGCGAGCCATCCTCGCTTTGCAACAGGCGTCTCGCACCCTTTCTGCTGCGGCCAAGGCGGTAGGATACGGCAGAACTGACCTGGTGGAGAGGCTCGAGAGAGCAGAAGTAGCCAGGAAGGATACGGCGGACAGCCTTAAAGGCTTGAGGGCAGAGCTTGCCAAGCTCGTCGGCGAACAGGCCATCAAGgcaggaaaagaagggaatTCAGTTACACTGGTTGAGCGTGAAGAAAAGGGCACTCATGACTTTGATTGGTTGGGTTTGGTAGGCGCAACATACCTTGAGTCGTTTAGCGCCTCTAGGCAGAAAATAGACGGAAAAACGACCTCTAGCCCGCTCATCATCCTAACTTCTTCCATTACTCCTGCCCCTACTACGAGCCAGACACTCCTTCTGATCCAATCAACAGACAATGATCTGGCTAAGTACGTCAATGAGAAAATCAAGACAGCTCTTGCAGGGAGGGTAaagggtggtggtgctAGAGGGAGATACATGAGCAAGATTGACGGCAAATGGGGCAAAATAGAAAAAGACGCTTTGGCGAAAGTCATCGACGATCTGACAGCTGACAGGGTCTGA
- a CDS encoding isovaleryl-CoA dehydrogenase: MFPTRARMMLSNTHVSSRLLCFSCRLGTRRRYSSYNIAVAGLTEAQEEFRSVVQHFAQKEIAPRAAEIDKTNKLPQDIFPKLGEMGLLGVTVPERWGGLGLGYLEHTIAMEEISRASASVALSYGAHSNLLVNQLVRWGTEEQLSKYLPPLLTGEHIGSLAMSEPNAGSDVVSMRTNVTRADKGEGWIMNGSKCWITNAPVSSTFLIYAKSDTNVAPSKGMSAFLVEKGWKGFEVGEGLDKFGMRGSPTAELFFDNVKIPEENVLGKVGHGASVLMSGLDLERLVLSGGPLGIMQAALDMALEYTHERKQFGKQIGTFQLMQGKLADMYTKLSASRAYVYAVARACDAGKISRRDCAGAILYSSDRAVEVAIEAQQCLGGNGYINDYPAGRLVRDSRLYTVGAGTQEIRRMLIGREFNEALSGL; the protein is encoded by the exons ATGTTCCCCACCAGAGCGAGGATGATGTTAAGCAACACACACGTCAGCAGCCGTCTTTTGTGCTTCTCGTGTCGTCTG GGTACTAGGAGACGTTATTCATCTTACAATATAGCTGTCGCTGGCCTGACTGAAGCGCAAGAAGAG TTCCGAAGTGTCGTTCAGCATTTCGCTCAGAAAGAGATCGCCCCAAGAGCGGCTGAAATCGACAAGACCAACAAGCTTCCACAA GACATATTTCCAAAACTCGGCGAAATGGGCTTGCTCGGCGTGACAGTACCTGAGAGATGGGGAGGACTAGGGCTGGGCTATTTGGAGCATACTATTGCCATGGAAG AGATCAGCCGAGCGTCAGCCAGTGTGGCTCTCAGTTACGGG GCACATTCAAACCTCTTAGTTAACCAGCTGGTGAGATGGGGCA CTGAGGAGCAATTGAGCAAGTACCTTCCACCCCTTCTTACTGGCGAGCACATCGGGTCCTTGGCTATGTCGGAGCCCAATGCCGGGTCGGACGTAGTGTCCATGCGCACCAATGTAACCAGGGCTGAtaaaggagaaggctggATTATGAATGGCAGTAAATGCTG GATCACTAACGCCCCAGTCTCGTCCACGTTCCTCATTTATGCCAAGTCAGACACCAATGTGGCCCCTTCCAAAGGGATGAGTGCTTTTCTGGTAGAGAAGGGCTGGAAAGGATTTGAAGTAGGCGAAGGCTTGGACAAATTTGGA ATGCGTGGATCTCCCACGGCAGAGCTGTTTTTTGACAATGTCAAGATCCCAGAGG AAAACGTGCTAGGTAAAGTGGGACATGGGGCTTCAGTATTAATGTCTGGGCTTGACCTTGAGCGATTGGTGTTAAGTGGCGGGCCGTTGGG CATCATGCAAGCTGCCCTAGACATGGCTCTAGAATATACTCACGAGAGAAAACAATTTGGTAAACAGATAGGAACGTTCCAGTTGATGCAAGGGAAGCTCGCTG ATATGTACACCAAACTGAGTGCCTCTCGTGCGTATGTATACGCCGTTGCTCGAGCTTGCGATGCAGGGAAAATTTCTCGCCGA GATTGCGCTGGCGCTATTCTTTATTCTTCGGATCGAGCTGTTGAAGTAGCTATCGAAGCACAACAATGCCTG GGAGGCAATGGTTACATCAACG ATTATCCCGCGGGCCGTCTTGTACGGGACAGCAGACTATATACAGTCGGTGCCGGAACGCAAGAAATTCGGAGGATGCTGATCGGGAGAGAGTTCAACGAGGCGTTAAGCGGGTTGTAA
- a CDS encoding mitochondrial protein — translation MKIVSQDDVRGYNDATIVGGIKGAFLAAAICIPGHMFLMKRSPYFRALPLPLKALGHVTITVPCISVAAEKGGEAYTRSQYSGVGQREIDWELQLRNEKWEKMSKLEKAGDWAARHKYGIIGGGWAASMALAFGIVARNPYQSTSQKVVQARMWAQGLTVALLVGSAMATGFDASNNSPPVQSADHSWRRMLEHDEHLTPEERAQLRDTRDLTTAKEIQKAVSQRKAAAAQA, via the exons ATGAAG ATCGTCAGTCAAGATGATGTCCGTGGCTACAACGATGCTACCATTGTAGGCGGTATCAAGGGCGCCTTTCTCGCCGCCGCTATTTGCATCCCCGGTCATATGTTCCTCATGAAGCGCTCTCCGTATTTCCGAGCTTTGCCCCTACCCTTGAAGGCTCTCGGTCATGTCACCATCACTGTGCCTTGTATCTCTGTCGCCGCCGAAAAGGGTGGTGAGGCATACACGCGATCTCAATACTCTGGTGTTGGTCAGAGGGAAATTGATTGGGAACTTCAACTCCGGAACGAGAAGTGGGAAAAAATGTCCAAACTCGAAAAGGCTGGTGACTGGGCGGCTAGACACAAGTATGGTATCATTGGAGGAGG ATGGGCTGCGTCTATGGCATTGGCTTTTGGCATTGTTGCCAGGAATCCTTATCAGTCGACGTCACAAAAGGTTGTTCAGGCTCGTATGTGGGCCCAAG GCCTTACCGTTGCCCTTCTTGTCGGTTCTGCCATGGCTACTGGTTTTGATGCCAGCAACAATTCGCCGCCTGTACAGTCTGCCGATCACTCATGGCGCCGCATGCTTG AACACGATGAACACCTAACTCCCGAGGAGCGTGCCCAATTACGAGACACCAGGGACCTCACCACCGCTAAGGAGATTCAGAAGGCAGTTTCCCAGAGGAAAGCTGCCGCTGCTCAAGCCTGA
- a CDS encoding ubiquitin carboxyl-terminal hydrolase Ubp16: MVKSTTRGLGIVSQISGRLLPGSAIATAPTLSTRRFFTHLHPKSPSRMTTASPFLFQSSLHDTGLIHEMLSNPLKFGAPVNKKGLGFEAGMKEVVSEPESPRLAKRPLKNVEDEVKDDAERGPAAKDKSQKQFNGNAKDPQRVNLEFTNQLVTPPSPAKAQIPDTNEGKDTQGLFPSTFDLSWPEAIATAKRAAGLHNPSMACYANATLQVLLHTPPVLRIALTHDEGSCSQIKKKNFCMLCSLKHMAEGSHWSGRKAYAPGIHRSLSQIKKGFSKNRQEDTHEFFRFVTDALQNTALAKLPKDIPEKIKHTSWVYRIWGGRVRSRVVCSRCNNPSDTFDSFLDLSLDVNKQGKKSVLGMLAGFTKEDKLEGDNKYHCERCKRKANATKSFKIDQAPPILTLHLKRFSVNYNHYSGRARAEKFNQPIKFEQTLDIAPYMVNPGSSGTKYRLFGVTCHRGTELRFGHYTSYVRGPSGQWFHADDDDVSPVQLVQVLNDKTAYLLSYIRVENGKEGLCESPAVKDRVNGLVNGNARGMRNDESESQSEAESSSHKSPSSIKRKPTYDPEDPPRMKISTFVNNKTHASSPKESESSFSDEEENKMPPELPKFGYKPKPAIHAAAPVEASSFYTSPIARPSNPLAGMSKKEKKKFKHKEKGKPRHSATPMPFAQGRMGNGRNRQPGVLSRMKGRA, from the exons ATGGTAAAGTCAACGACGAGGGGCCTTGGAATCGTCTCTCAGATCAGTGGCCGCCTTCTTCCGGGATCTGCAATCGCCACTGCTCCCACGCTATCCACTCGCCGCTTCTTCACCCACCTACACCCAAAATCTCCCTCGAGAATGACTACtgcctctcccttcctcttccagtCGTCCCTGCACGACACGGGACTTATTCACGAGATGCTTTCCAATCCGCTCAAATTCGGAGCTCCTGTCAATAAAAAGGGTCTGGGGTTCGAGGCGGGCATGAAGGAGGTTGTTTCAGAGCCAGAATCTCCCAGACTTGCCAAAAGACCGCTGAAAAATGTAGAAGATGAGGTGAAGGATGACGCAGAAAGGGGACCGGCGGCGAAGGATAAGTCGCAGAAACAGTTTAATGGCAATGCAAAGGACCCTCAAAGGGTGAATCTGGAGTTCACAAATCAATTAGTAACTCCGCCTTCACCAGCGAAAGCTCAAATCCCTGATACAAATGAAGGCAAGGATACTCAAGGTCTCTTCCCATCAACATTTGACCTTTCTTGGCCAGAAGCAATTGCCACCGCTAAGCGTGCAGCTGGACTGCATAATCCTTCGATGGCATGCTATGCCAATGCCACCTTGCAGGTCCTACTTCATACCCCGCCGGTATTGAGAATCGCTTTGACCCATGATGAAGGAAGCT GCTCACAAATTAAAAAGAAGAATTTCTGCATGCTATGTTCTCTTAAACACATGGCTGAAGGATCACACTGGTCTGGACGAAAGGCCTATGCGCCAGGAATCCACAGAAGCTTGTCGC AGATCAAGAAGGGCTTCAGCAAGAACAGGCAGGAAGACACCCATGAGTTCTTCCGATTTGTCACCGACGCCCTGCAGAACACTGCATTGGCCAAGCTGCCCAA GGATATTCCTGAAAAGATCAAACACACCTCTTGGGTTTACCGGATCTGGGGCGGCCGTGTGCGCTCACGTGTTGTTTGTTCGCGATGTAACAACCCGTCAGATACCTTTGATTCCTTCTTAGATTTGAGTTTGGATGTGAACAAGCAGGGCAAGAAAAGCGTACTTGGTATGTTGGCCGGCTTCACCAAGGAAGACAAGCTCGAGGGAGACAACAAGTATCATTGTGAAAG GTGCAAACGTAAAGCCAATGCCACGAAGAGCTTCAAAATTGATCAAGCACCTCCCATCTTGACCCTTCACTTGAAACGGTTCAGTGTCAACTACAATCATTACAGTGGCCGAGCTCGAGCAGAAAAATTTAATCAGCCCATCAAATTTGAACAAACTCTTGATATCGCGCCCTATATGGTTAACCCTGGATCTTCCGGTACTAAGTACAGATTATTCGGTGTCACCTGCCATCGTGGTACTGAGCTTCGTTTTGGTCACTACACGTCCTATGTCCGAGGTCCTTCCGGCCAATGGTTTCATGcggatgacgatgacgtGTCACCTGTCCAGTTGGTGCAAGTCTTAAACGACAAGACGGCTTATCTATTGAGTTACATTCGCGTGGAGAatgggaaggaggggtTGTGTGAATCGCCCGCGGTTAAGGACAGAGTGAACGGCTTGGTCAACGGAAATGCAAGGGGCATGAGAAATGATGAGTCGGAGAGTCAGTCCGAGGCTGAGTCAAGCTCGCACAAGTCACCGTCATCGATCAAGCGTAAACCCACTTATGACCCCGAAGACCCACCGCGCATGAAAATTAGCACCtttgtcaacaacaagaccCATGCATCTTCACCAAAGGAATCTGAATCGTCATTCtcagacgaagaagagaacaaaATGCCGCCCGAACTCCCCAAATTCGGATATAAACCTAAACCCGCCATTCACGCCGCTGCTCCCGTTGAAGCCTCATCTTTCTACACCTCCCCTATCGCCCGACCATCCAACCCGTTGGCTGGTATGAgtaagaaggaaaagaaaaagttcAAGCataaggaaaagggaaagccTAGACATAGCGCTACGCCAATGCCCTTCGCCcaaggaaggatgggcaATGGTAGAAACAGGCAGCCAGGTGTCCTTTCGAGGATGAAAGGCAGGGCGTAA